GCCCGAGGGCTGCGGAGACGCCAGTGAGGTGCGGCGGTACTACGTGCGCCGAGGGTCTTGTTGCCTCGAGACTTCGCTGTGAGGATAATCTTTGACTCTGAAGCAGCCAAGTGGTTGTGAGCACTACTAATATTACACACTTGATTGTGGAGGAAACAAAGTGCCCAAACACACAGCAAAGGAACTTTCTAGCAGTTTCTGCCAAGGAGATACATAGAAATCTTGTTGTCCTTCAGATAATACAGTCAAGGCGACAGGACACACTAGTCACCAAATGTTGTTTAATTTAGCTAATTTTGTGCTGTGATTTTCTGTGAGGAAATTAAGAGAAATCCAAATATACCCCTATTGTGTTATCAGGGTACTGTGGACACAAATCTTGTTACTCACCCTCATCTTTTGGCTTCACCAAAGGGCTGGATTTATGCAGAACCATTAAATACTTGACAGACAAgtcatgtaaacaaacacagtaAGTTATTCCCTTATAGAGGGACTACTTACTCTAGATGTAGCCTATATCAAAACTAACATCTAGAAACAACGATTACAAAAATGGCCTTGGCGTGAAACTATTATGTGCACAACCTCATGTCCTGTAGTCAACCTCAAAAGTTTAGCAGTAGAAAAAAAATGTGACCAGATAGAACTGGCTTGAACAGAGCATGGAATTGGTAACTTAATATATCATCTAGTGAAAGTGGAGCTCAAAGGGATGTTGTTGATTAGAAATAGAAGCATTGGTGAGTCGTTGCCAGATTCTGTCTGTGGCAGATGTAGATGCAATCCGTGAATAAAATGTGTCACTGAAATGACCATAAAGTTGATTAAAAATTTGCACTCTTGTCATAATGTAGCAAACTAAATTCTGGGCCTATGAGATTACCTTGACAATTATATTTTCCCCAGTGAAATTGCTTATTTTAATGCATGTACTTACATACAATGTAATGGTGCTCTATTGGTAAAGCTGTGTCTTTAGCTTGACCACAGTTTATCTTTACCCTGAATCTTTGCAATCCCATTTCCTTGAGTGAAAGAAAGACTCCACTGCTTGTTTTGAACAGTGGTGTTGACATTACATTTGCATCCACATGAAAATACCTAGAACATGTAAAAATAGATTCATAAATGCTGAAATGAAATACTAGCAATCACCTTGTTTGTTACTAAGAACACTTTTCAGACCACTTGTCTTATTAAAAGCATtgtcttaaaaatgtgaaagtTAAAGCTGTAAGTGGTTCGCACTCTGAAAAAAGACTAGACAGAGTCTTACAAAAAAGGAGCAACTGGTTTTAATAGAGCAAGAGCAGACGTTTCAGCCATCCGGCTATTCTCAATGCTCGTAGTCCAGCTTCATTTACATTCACTTACAGCTTCATCTTTACATTATTGGTTTTTACGCACCTGGACTTAGAAACTATCATCTGAGCGCAACAATATTTCTCTGccttttaaaaatgtgaaaggacattattgttttaatgtattaatGATCAAGCATATCCTGTGCACATATTAGCAGTTAATGTCATGTCCATTTAATCATCATTATTCAACACACTGCTGTTTTATGTCTATCCACGGAGCTGCTATTCAAGTTTGACTTAAAGTTTGTGGAATAGCTTAGATCATTACAGACTGTTGTGGatctagaaaaaaacaacacaaaatcaaTTTGAGCCAGCATATTATGTTAAATCATGGAAATGACCTCTCATTAGGCCTATAGATTTGCTCTTAATCTATACATGTAGTGATCAATTTTCTCTTAGGACAGTGTAgcatgttttttatatttattttttacagagATGTGTATGGGCATATACCTTTGTGTTATGGGTTTCAGAGTAGCATATAAAATGAAACTGCATGAATAAGATATTCTATTTGACCTGTGATGacaatttttaaataaaaatgttcaccctcaatttttttttaatttcctttgAGGACTTGAGAAATTAGAAAGAATTGCAAACGACCAGTGCAATGTTAGACCAATAAAGATTTCCTGGCACTATTCAATTGTTTAATATAACCCAAATGGCTTGGTGTGGGtaatgtttgttgttgttgttgttgttgttgttgttgttgttctgtaGTAGCCTATTGTAGCACTAGTCCACATATTCCCAAATAAATCCATGAAGTGTGCCACTGGTTGTGACCAGTGATGGACCAGTCAAATTACACATGGATAAagacaggggcgcctgcaggaatgaatgctatggcACGCACACCCACCTACAGGCCACCTCCTGTTGGCATGACAACGTCAACATTCTCCCAGAGCATGTGTAAAGAGTAAGAGTGGCACACGGTGTCGCAAAATTCCcacacaagtagcctattgctaGTAACAGAGTGTTTCGCATCGTTTGCAGCTGAAGTTATCAGATTGAAggtaatgtatttttttaaagtgaAGCCTAAATTACTGTACAGTAGTTATGATTTTTAGCTAGGCTAGGTAGCATCAGGCTACGTGTTGTCAGAAgcaagtgagaggagagagttgaGGACGGGTGAAGTGTGAGCATCCTGttataaaatgtagcctacatacatTGCAATTGACTTTCAAAATTATATTCCCTTTCTCTTTATTTTCCAATAGgccatttttttaattttctacacaaataatatattataatgaaAATGGTCTGAACACCACAAAGAGAAACCTGGCTCTCAAGTCACTCTAGCCCAAAACATGGATGTTTTCCAGCGTGCCAAAGTCAAGGCCGGGTCCCGAAAGAATCCACATGGTCATAAACTGTACAAGCAACTTCTCAGCAATGCTTCTCAAGGCATTACCTTCTCCGAAGATGTTATTATGGAGATGGGACCTGAGACTGTGCCTTACAGCAAGGCCAACTTCCACTGTTTGTATCATGCATCTGGTCCACTGGCACCAATTCCCAAACAAAACAGTAAAAAGAAAAAGTGGATCAAACCGAGTCACTCCAAAGATGAAGAAGAGATTCTTGTGGAGGAGACTCATCTTCTACCATTGGAGCCTCCATCAATTGCTCCACTAGCTGCCAAGGAGTCCCTGACTTTTTCCATTACACAGGACAACATGTCGGATACCATCAGAAGGACAGGCCTGCGTTGGGTACCTAACATCTACAGCTGTCTGAAGCAGACCACAAGGAGTGATAAGGACGACAAACCCAGGATGGAAATTAAGTGGGATGAGTTTGTACTGAAACAACTTACTAAGACCACTGCAAAGTGGATCGTCAGCCAGCAGATTCCCAGCTACTGCATCATGGATAAGTCGAGGCTTCAGTCAATGCTAAGGAGGAAGTATGGGTCAGCCAGTGCGACAGACCTGGTGAACGATGACCCTATGAGCGAGCAGGACTTCTGCTGTTTTGTGGAGCTGCGAAAGCCCATTGCAGAGCTGAAAGGGACTCTCGAAAGCATAGCTGAGACACCATTGCCAGTGTATTACAGGCAAGTCACCATCTATACTTCATATCATACTTTATTCATAGCCTACTATTATACATAAAAGACACTGCTTTGGATCTCTGAGCATTTTGTACAAGACACAACTTCTTTCCAATTTAGCGTTAAAAACATTGTTCCAGAGAATTAAAATGGATCATTTTGGGTACTTTTTTGTTCAGTATAATAAGTGTCTCTCAAGTGATTTAGTTTGTTTCTTTAAcatttcatctgtgtgtgtctcgtcCTTCTCCCTCTCAGGGTGCAGGGCTACTCCTGCTCGACAACCACTACGGATAAACCTGGTGGAGTAAACCGAACGGCAGGAAATGTGGTGGTGAAGCGCATTGAGCCCCCTCAAACTCCCAAGCTGCAAGACAGCCTGAACCCACGGGCAGGCAAATTTGTCTATCACACCGACAACAGTTTTGAGCAGCAGCTCCACTTGGGTAAGTTTTTCCAttgtttttgcctttattttgaTAGGATAGTGAGAGACTGATAGGAagtgagtgcgagagagagatggggtgggatcaggaccTGGGTCCCCATGTACACCTGGACCTGAATATGGTACGGGCACTTtagccagttgtgccacagcgcTCCCCTGTCTATTGTTTTTAAGAACTACAGtcaatgtttttattattgtcTCTTATATTATTTGTCATTGTCAGTATAATTTCTTTGCTTTTATAAGTTATGCAAGGGAGATCTGTCCGAGGTTAGTAGATAACAAATGGcagctaataaaaaaaaacaaagcatgtTTCTACAGGGATAGCAAAACCAGTCCATCAGCTACTCACAAAGAACCATGACCGAATTATCATGGACAACCACTCCGAGTACCAGAAGCATCTTCAGGAATCCTACCCTAGTGTACCACAAACATTTCTGACAGCACTGAAGGAGATCAAAGTACCACAAAGAGAAGGTCGGTCACTGAGAagtgttttttcaagtgttttttgATTCAGTGCAGTAGTGTATTAAAATAGGTAAGTAAGTTAAATACAGTAAGTTAATACTTGCATGTACATCATCAGTTATTGGACGAACTGAGAGGGGTATGCGGAGATGGGTGGCTCTGCCTACCGTTGCTGACTACGCCACAGAGATTGGGCTGATACCACCTGACAACAGCGACCTGGTTACCGTGGCACCCAAACAGCAACGCCGCTATGAGCCCATGACAGAACACTCCTCCCTTCGCTATGCcgtggaggagtggagaagcGCATGGAAAATCAGTATGTCACAATCATTTTATTCTCTCAGCACGTTACTCAAAATATGACATATAACACAAACATCAAagaaaaagtaaacagtaacaaAGATCAGGAAatcttatctatctatcggACAAATAACTAAATATGTCTGACAAATAACTTGCATGAACCAATTACATAcatttagtttttttgtttatttcactAAAAAGGCCCTTGGCCTGAAACCATCTTCCCTTTCTGTCCTGTTCAGAAACCACATGGCAAAGTGTGACCATAGAGGGCCTGAAAAGAGCCCTCACTGACATGCACTATCACGTCCGCTTGGGAGCCATAGCAACCTGCGCCTCGGGAGCCGTGAACAGGCCAAGGGCCGTGGAGGACCCGATAGATGCTGGTGGGTTGTTCACTTTTTGTATGTAAGTACAAAACCCTTTTGGTCATGTTTCTCTCCAAAAACGTATCTGTTGGACCTGCTGTGGCCAAATACTAAAAATATGATCACAGAAAAGCGTAGATATGTAGTTCATAGAGACATAATTATGTTACAGATACAGGACAGTTAAAATGCCTTTGACGTTTCTGTTGGCTCTGTTTGGTAACCATAATGGGCATTGTGAATGGGAATTTCCTCCCTGAAAATGGTACTGAACATGGTCCTCTGTAAGGATGCTAAGACCAGATGATAACAGATGATTGTTgtatgttgttgatgttgttgtggtgatctcactctctttctcgtcTCAGCTCAGTTTGGGCGCAGCTGGGACGTGCATCCGGTTCCTCCGGAGCTGCTGCCGCTGATCGTCGCGGCACTggatgaccccatcaggagggTACAGATGGCAGCAGCCGTGTGCCACTACGCCATGGGCACACCTGACGCCAAGGCCAGAGAAATCCTCCGCAGTGCCCTGCACGAAGGTGAGACTGTAAGACTATAGCTGTGTTCAAAATAAtaactcattcactcactcacttactcactcactcattataTAGTGTTTGGAATTTCCAACAGCACTACAAAATAGCTGATTCACTACATACATAGTGCCCTATACAGTGAAAGAGTTAACATTTCGAACACAGCCTGTGCCATCCAAAGACTGCAAAAGATTAATTTGAATGCACTGTTGTAGTTGAGTCATGCAAgcttaaaaataaaatgcaggGATATTTCCCAGGGAAAGGCTTGCAAGCAGTAAAAGTCATCACTAAATCTTTTAATTAATCTCTtaattacttacttactttgACGGCGATCCTCTGCTCTCTAAATAAAATTATGTTAACATTAGCAGTGCTTGTgtgcttggttagattttgCAGGTCTGGGTGCAGACAGCTGGATGGCAGCTCAGCTCCTAGCCATGGAGGGGGAGACCAGCAGGGCTGTCATTCAGAGGCTTCTGTCTCAGCACTTCCAGGGTGAGGCCAAGACAGACATGGAGCAGGCAGCCTCGCTCCTCTCCAGCCTCAGCAGTAAGACGGTGCGTTCTGCCTCCTGCCACATCAATCCTTTTCCGCACACTTAATTTATAACAGCCTACTAAAGCCATCCGGTGCCCTCCTGGGGGGCTCTCATGCGTGTTAAACACTGACTCTGTAGACTCTAGTGCGCTCTCTGCTGGCAGAGAAGCTGAACTGTGCCGACTGGAGGACCAGAGTGCTGGCCTGTGACACCATCTCTCAACTGAAGGGTCCACTGAACAAGGTACAGAGACCCTGCCATTTATGAGAGCAGTTCTGATATAAATATAGTCACCAAGACTATTTTATGTATACATTACACATTCACCAtcatttattacattattatactCATGTATGTAATGTTTTAATACACAGGGACCTAATGTAATTAGATGTGCCCTTACTCTAGGACCTTGCAGACAAGCTGATCCATCTGATGTGGAATGACTGGCATGGTAAAGTGAGACAGAAAGCAGCACAGGCCCTAGGCAAGCTGGGGATGGGAAGACAAGTGCACAATGAACTGAGGTACTCAGCAAACACTCAATAATTCATCAATACACCCTTATACATATTTACTGTTCTAGAGATAACCCTGCTGTTAGCAAACAAAGAGCAGAACAACAAGGAGAATCAGTCAGCCAGTGCTTTGAGGAGATAGACATTTTTTGATGTTGCCACATTTTTCATCAACAATTGAAAGAGGTCAGAGAGGTGGGAAGAAACAAAGACCAAAGGAATTGACCCATCAAAATGGTATTTCAGCCAATTCTGCAACAGCAAT
Above is a genomic segment from Alosa alosa isolate M-15738 ecotype Scorff River chromosome 19, AALO_Geno_1.1, whole genome shotgun sequence containing:
- the heatr4 gene encoding HEAT repeat-containing protein 4, with the translated sequence MDVFQRAKVKAGSRKNPHGHKLYKQLLSNASQGITFSEDVIMEMGPETVPYSKANFHCLYHASGPLAPIPKQNSKKKKWIKPSHSKDEEEILVEETHLLPLEPPSIAPLAAKESLTFSITQDNMSDTIRRTGLRWVPNIYSCLKQTTRSDKDDKPRMEIKWDEFVLKQLTKTTAKWIVSQQIPSYCIMDKSRLQSMLRRKYGSASATDLVNDDPMSEQDFCCFVELRKPIAELKGTLESIAETPLPVYYRVQGYSCSTTTTDKPGGVNRTAGNVVVKRIEPPQTPKLQDSLNPRAGKFVYHTDNSFEQQLHLGIAKPVHQLLTKNHDRIIMDNHSEYQKHLQESYPSVPQTFLTALKEIKVPQREVIGRTERGMRRWVALPTVADYATEIGLIPPDNSDLVTVAPKQQRRYEPMTEHSSLRYAVEEWRSAWKIKTTWQSVTIEGLKRALTDMHYHVRLGAIATCASGAVNRPRAVEDPIDAAQFGRSWDVHPVPPELLPLIVAALDDPIRRVQMAAAVCHYAMGTPDAKAREILRSALHEDFAGLGADSWMAAQLLAMEGETSRAVIQRLLSQHFQGEAKTDMEQAASLLSSLSSKTTLVRSLLAEKLNCADWRTRVLACDTISQLKGPLNKDLADKLIHLMWNDWHGKVRQKAAQALGKLGMGRQVHNELSEKLEDGLGSRRVEALVLIGQLRIMTAKLLPSFLLCLNDSFVAVRKQACHVAGELMMRDNMVMNQLLHLMQNDPAGEVKVAAISALARIRCLTSSLQNLLLWALHHELEPSVRIAACEALMKLRVEGPELQQVLQECCVLEPNPLVRGKVELLLKVHGYKLDGDKGMVHKIKDQVHKLCAKEVIQQKVMILKELESLQGIRRRLQGPQDDNSETSDSQVLAELLHEHFKSSKPAFLTEVECPTLKRTESPQMQTD